The following coding sequences are from one SAR116 cluster alpha proteobacterium HIMB100 window:
- a CDS encoding Malonyl-CoA decarboxylase (MCD) (PFAM: Malonyl-CoA decarboxylase (MCD)), with translation MVSLGALLTNLFSQTTNWLNNQNRLDLSLPALSEQLLSNKGEVTGLSLAQEILDKFEAEDADGQKHFFTMLVSDFDLDLTNLQSALATYKADPHKASYRTLMAAASSRRQTLFKKLNELPGATQRLVNMRKRLLGLLADNPELAVIDQDLQQLFTSWFNRGFLVLQPISWSSPAHILEKIIAYEAVHAIESWDDLRRRLQPRDRRCFAFFHPAMPDEPLIFVEIALTQEIPNSIQTILADRPDTSEEAAPTTATFYSISNCQIGLAGISFGNSLIKTVVAELRREFESLNQFITLSPLPQFASWLARQPSDSADNTEESALMGLAACYLLHEKSSGSVPLDPVARFHLGNGARIHALHANADTSQNGQARSHGVMVNYLYDPKQLEANHQKFVNDGDIACSNKVKEAADTARARLRDTN, from the coding sequence ATGGTTTCACTGGGCGCGTTATTAACCAATCTCTTCAGCCAGACAACCAATTGGCTGAATAACCAAAACCGCCTCGATCTGTCTTTGCCAGCTTTATCTGAACAGCTTCTGTCAAACAAAGGCGAGGTCACAGGGCTATCCTTAGCACAGGAAATCCTCGATAAATTTGAAGCTGAGGATGCTGATGGCCAAAAACACTTCTTCACCATGCTGGTATCAGATTTCGATCTGGATCTGACTAATCTGCAAAGCGCCCTTGCAACCTATAAGGCTGACCCGCACAAAGCCAGCTATCGGACTTTGATGGCTGCTGCCTCTTCTCGGCGACAGACATTGTTCAAAAAACTGAACGAGCTGCCCGGGGCAACACAAAGGCTGGTGAATATGCGCAAAAGGCTGCTGGGGCTGTTAGCTGATAACCCAGAACTGGCCGTAATTGACCAGGATTTACAACAGCTATTCACCAGCTGGTTTAACAGAGGGTTTCTGGTCCTGCAGCCTATCAGCTGGTCAAGCCCGGCGCATATTCTGGAAAAAATCATTGCCTATGAAGCTGTTCACGCTATTGAAAGCTGGGATGATTTGCGCCGTCGGCTGCAACCCCGCGATAGACGTTGTTTTGCATTTTTTCATCCGGCAATGCCCGATGAGCCGCTGATTTTTGTGGAAATTGCACTCACCCAGGAAATACCCAACTCAATTCAGACAATTCTGGCAGACCGGCCAGATACCAGCGAAGAGGCAGCACCCACAACCGCAACATTTTATTCTATTTCAAACTGCCAGATTGGGCTGGCGGGCATATCCTTTGGCAACTCACTGATCAAGACTGTAGTGGCCGAATTGCGCCGCGAATTTGAAAGTCTCAATCAGTTTATTACCTTGTCTCCCCTGCCCCAATTCGCCAGTTGGCTGGCCAGGCAACCCAGCGACAGCGCTGACAACACAGAAGAGTCAGCCCTGATGGGACTTGCAGCCTGCTATCTGCTGCATGAAAAATCATCCGGCAGCGTGCCGCTTGATCCAGTTGCGCGGTTCCATCTTGGCAACGGGGCCCGCATCCACGCTCTTCATGCAAATGCTGACACATCACAGAATGGCCAAGCCCGCTCGCATGGTGTGATGGTCAATTATCTGTATGATCCGAAACAGCTGGAAGCCAATCACCAGAAATTTGTGAATGACGGTGACATCGCCTGTTCAAACAAAGTAAAAGAGGCAGCAGATACAGCGCGCGCCCGTCTGCGCGATACAAATTGA
- a CDS encoding putative dehydrogenase (dehydrogenase of unknown specificity, short-chain alcohol dehydrogenase like), with amino-acid sequence MAQGSQKIDAPIDGMFRLHGKTALITGSTRGIGFAMAQGLGAAGAEILVNGRRSDAVADAVSLLAAKSVKASGFVADVTDSDQVTEAIDSYESDNGPIDILINNAGMQHRAPLEAFDPDIFDQMIAVNLKAAFYTAKALSRHMIARRAGKVINIASVMSQLARPGIAPYTATKGAIANLTKGMAADWARYGLNCNAIAPGYFKTELNAALVADEAFTDWLVKRTPAGHWGDVRDLIGTAIFLASPASSFVHGQTIYVDGGLTATV; translated from the coding sequence ATGGCACAAGGCAGTCAGAAGATAGATGCGCCGATAGATGGGATGTTTCGTCTGCATGGTAAGACAGCCCTTATCACCGGTTCAACAAGGGGTATTGGCTTTGCGATGGCACAAGGGCTTGGTGCGGCTGGGGCTGAAATTCTGGTGAATGGACGACGGTCTGATGCTGTGGCAGATGCGGTCAGCCTGTTGGCGGCAAAATCTGTCAAAGCTTCCGGATTTGTGGCGGATGTTACAGACAGTGATCAGGTCACCGAAGCGATTGATTCTTACGAAAGCGACAACGGCCCGATAGATATTCTGATCAATAATGCGGGCATGCAACATCGCGCCCCTCTTGAGGCTTTTGATCCAGACATTTTTGATCAGATGATTGCAGTGAATCTGAAGGCTGCTTTTTATACAGCAAAGGCGCTGTCCCGGCATATGATTGCCCGTCGGGCCGGGAAGGTCATCAATATTGCATCTGTGATGAGCCAGCTGGCCCGCCCCGGCATCGCCCCTTATACAGCGACAAAAGGGGCTATTGCCAATTTAACTAAGGGCATGGCAGCAGATTGGGCGAGATATGGGCTGAATTGTAACGCGATCGCCCCAGGCTATTTCAAAACTGAATTAAATGCAGCACTTGTTGCTGATGAAGCCTTCACAGACTGGCTGGTGAAACGCACACCAGCGGGCCATTGGGGGGATGTCAGAGACCTCATAGGCACAGCGATATTCTTGGCGTCTCCGGCGTCATCATTTGTGCATGGCCAGACCATCTATGTTGATGGTGGGCTGACCGCTACAGTCTGA
- a CDS encoding 2-dehydropantoate 2-reductase (PFAM: Ketopantoate reductase PanE/ApbA; Ketopantoate reductase PanE/ApbA C terminal~TIGRFAM: 2-dehydropantoate 2-reductase), with amino-acid sequence MSKICIYGAGAIGGFMAARLHEAEADVSLIARGPHLAAIRERGLRLNYAGQETVYNLPATDNPAELGPQDYIIIALKAHALSAIAPQLNPLMNEQTSIVSAVNGVPWWYFHKADTGTVLDDKPLEAVDPRAVIWNSWGPERAIGCVVYPACEIAEPGLIRHLDGDRFSLGEPSGERSDRLKILSELMIKGGLKAPQKRRIRDEIWIKLWGNCSFNPVSALTGASLDQIGTDPGCRDLVRQIMTECQAVGEALNVRFAVSIDERIEGAARIVGHKPSTRQDIEAGRPLEIDPLMTAVLELADGLSIDTPALRQVTSLLKLQASTLGLYQHR; translated from the coding sequence ATGAGCAAAATTTGTATCTATGGTGCAGGGGCGATTGGCGGGTTCATGGCGGCCCGCTTGCATGAAGCCGAAGCAGATGTAAGTTTGATTGCCAGAGGGCCGCATCTGGCGGCGATACGCGAACGGGGCTTGCGGCTGAATTATGCCGGACAGGAAACGGTTTATAATCTGCCGGCAACAGATAATCCTGCTGAGCTTGGCCCGCAAGATTATATCATTATTGCCTTGAAAGCCCATGCGCTGAGCGCGATTGCGCCTCAGCTTAATCCGCTGATGAATGAACAGACCAGCATTGTGTCAGCGGTCAATGGTGTGCCCTGGTGGTATTTTCACAAAGCCGATACAGGCACGGTTCTTGATGACAAGCCGCTTGAGGCTGTTGATCCGAGGGCTGTAATCTGGAACAGCTGGGGGCCAGAGCGGGCTATTGGTTGTGTGGTTTATCCTGCGTGCGAAATTGCCGAGCCCGGCCTCATCAGGCATCTTGACGGAGACAGATTTTCCCTGGGTGAGCCGTCAGGTGAACGAAGTGACCGGTTAAAAATACTGTCTGAGCTGATGATTAAAGGCGGGCTGAAGGCACCGCAGAAACGCCGTATCAGAGATGAAATTTGGATCAAGCTGTGGGGGAATTGTTCTTTTAATCCTGTCTCTGCTCTGACCGGAGCTAGTCTTGATCAGATCGGGACAGATCCGGGCTGTCGTGATCTGGTCCGCCAGATTATGACAGAGTGTCAGGCAGTAGGCGAGGCGCTGAATGTTCGCTTTGCGGTCTCTATTGACGAGCGTATCGAGGGGGCCGCCAGAATAGTGGGGCATAAGCCGTCAACCCGTCAGGATATTGAAGCAGGCCGGCCACTGGAAATTGACCCGCTGATGACAGCTGTCCTTGAGCTGGCAGACGGGCTGTCCATTGACACACCTGCTTTGCGTCAGGTTACCTCTTTGCTGAAACTTCAGGCCTCTACATTAGGGCTGTATCAGCATCGCTGA
- a CDS encoding acyl-CoA synthetase (AMP-forming)/AMP-acid ligase II (PFAM: AMP-binding enzyme), whose amino-acid sequence MMTLRTLLNNGSDEAVALSAPDRKSLSYNQLRAHIDGIGQQLAGQGLSSTDRVAIVLPNGPEMASAFLAVACYMSAAPLNPNYKKSEYEFYLSDLKPALVIVEQGSDNPVREAAAGLGIPVVEAKVDAGMAAGMFTLFDNTAEISPAQAEAEALVLHTSGTTSRPKVVPLLQKNILASARNIAASLELTDADHCLNIMPLFHIHGLIAVLISSLGKGASVCCSSGFNALKFMELATAETISWYSGVPTMHQAILLRAKRNPEQAKALKLRFIRSSSASLPPAVFEELFEVFGCPVIEAYGMTEAAHQMTSNPLGDGRQKAGFVGIATSPEVCILDAEGAPQPQGGEGEVCIQGDNVTPGYENNPEANASSFTNGWFRTGDQGYFDEDGYLKITGRLKEIINRGGEKISPLEVDNVLMDHPAIQQVVTFAVADKLLGEDVGAAVVLVDGASLSEAELKDYANQHLAKFKVPRHICFVDEIPKGATGKLQRIGLAEKLGI is encoded by the coding sequence ATGATGACGTTAAGAACGCTTCTTAATAACGGGTCTGACGAGGCTGTTGCGCTCAGCGCGCCTGATCGGAAGTCTTTAAGCTATAACCAGCTTCGGGCTCATATTGACGGAATTGGCCAGCAGCTTGCCGGTCAGGGGCTCAGCTCAACCGATCGCGTGGCGATTGTGCTGCCAAATGGCCCGGAAATGGCGTCTGCCTTTTTGGCTGTTGCCTGTTACATGTCTGCTGCGCCGCTGAACCCAAATTATAAAAAGAGCGAATATGAATTTTATTTATCAGATTTAAAACCAGCATTGGTGATTGTTGAGCAGGGTAGTGATAATCCAGTGCGTGAAGCCGCTGCTGGCCTGGGCATCCCGGTTGTTGAAGCAAAGGTGGACGCTGGAATGGCTGCAGGCATGTTCACCCTGTTTGACAACACGGCTGAAATTTCGCCAGCACAGGCTGAAGCTGAGGCACTTGTTCTGCATACATCCGGAACAACATCACGGCCGAAAGTGGTCCCGCTCCTGCAGAAAAATATATTGGCATCTGCGCGGAATATTGCAGCCAGTCTGGAACTGACTGATGCTGATCACTGTCTGAATATTATGCCGCTGTTTCATATTCATGGGCTGATTGCGGTGCTGATTTCCAGCCTGGGGAAAGGAGCATCGGTCTGTTGCAGCTCTGGGTTTAATGCATTGAAATTCATGGAACTTGCAACAGCAGAAACCATCAGCTGGTATTCTGGTGTCCCGACCATGCATCAGGCGATATTGCTGCGGGCCAAACGTAACCCGGAACAAGCCAAGGCCTTGAAGTTGCGGTTTATACGGTCGTCTTCAGCCTCTTTGCCACCTGCTGTTTTTGAAGAGTTGTTTGAGGTGTTTGGCTGCCCGGTCATTGAAGCTTACGGGATGACTGAAGCGGCTCATCAGATGACGTCCAACCCACTTGGTGATGGGCGGCAAAAGGCCGGGTTTGTCGGCATTGCAACCTCTCCTGAGGTGTGCATTCTTGACGCAGAGGGTGCCCCGCAGCCACAAGGTGGTGAAGGTGAGGTTTGTATTCAAGGCGATAATGTCACGCCAGGCTACGAAAATAACCCTGAGGCGAATGCGTCCAGCTTTACCAACGGGTGGTTCAGGACAGGTGATCAGGGCTATTTTGATGAAGATGGCTATCTGAAAATCACCGGCCGGTTGAAAGAGATTATTAACCGGGGCGGGGAAAAAATTTCGCCTCTTGAAGTTGATAATGTGCTGATGGATCATCCTGCCATTCAACAGGTTGTTACATTTGCTGTGGCAGACAAGTTGCTTGGTGAGGACGTTGGCGCGGCGGTCGTGCTGGTTGATGGCGCAAGCCTGTCTGAGGCTGAGCTGAAGGACTATGCCAACCAGCATCTGGCAAAATTTAAAGTGCCACGGCATATCTGTTTTGTTGATGAAATCCCGAAAGGGGCAACAGGCAAGCTGCAGCGTATTGGGTTGGCCGAAAAATTGGGCATATAG
- a CDS encoding Demethylmenaquinone methyltransferase (PFAM: Demethylmenaquinone methyltransferase) — MIEDPPLLKIKQTRNRPTETQLAAFTDVPTGFVVDAMYGRGALSKDIYPVAGLAAGQTVAGPALTADNGPADILASLAALHYLQPGDILVAGFDGHQGCAAAGDRLCGMVKNAGGIGFITDGPVRDLDGLNAVGLPLWATGLTPASPFSSGPGVVGFPLQLGGQQISSGDMVVADSDGVVVVPFAEIDVVLNRLSKIKALEAERDQQVAAGLTVPPNVLEILHSKRTLLSDE, encoded by the coding sequence ATGATTGAAGATCCTCCTTTATTAAAAATAAAGCAAACCCGTAATCGTCCAACAGAAACACAACTTGCAGCGTTCACAGATGTGCCGACAGGGTTTGTTGTTGATGCCATGTATGGGCGCGGCGCGCTGAGCAAAGATATTTATCCGGTTGCGGGATTGGCTGCTGGCCAGACAGTTGCCGGTCCTGCATTGACAGCAGATAACGGACCTGCGGATATTTTGGCGTCTTTAGCCGCACTTCATTATCTTCAGCCTGGTGATATTCTGGTCGCCGGCTTTGATGGCCATCAGGGCTGTGCAGCTGCCGGTGACAGGCTATGTGGCATGGTCAAAAATGCAGGCGGCATAGGCTTTATCACTGACGGCCCGGTTCGTGATCTTGACGGGCTGAATGCGGTGGGCCTGCCCTTATGGGCAACCGGGCTGACGCCTGCCTCTCCGTTTTCGTCTGGTCCGGGGGTTGTGGGCTTTCCGCTTCAGCTTGGCGGTCAACAGATTTCCAGCGGTGATATGGTGGTTGCAGACAGTGACGGGGTGGTGGTTGTTCCTTTTGCTGAGATTGATGTGGTTCTTAACAGGCTCAGCAAAATAAAGGCGTTGGAAGCTGAACGTGACCAGCAGGTTGCCGCGGGGCTGACTGTGCCGCCAAATGTGCTTGAAATTCTGCATAGCAAGCGCACATTATTAAGTGACGAGTAA
- a CDS encoding TPR repeat-containing protein (PFAM: Sel1 repeat) — translation MNYLYILYAGCRIQFLLIWDGVQSFSFGKGWRLKPCSQADGFWKKFNGLRVPSQEVRMLFKLKFILPLFFTLLFSGAQAQTFQEGKDAAQRGDFEQAYDIWLKLSRRGDVSAQTSLAFLFKNGQGVERDLDKAVIWFTQAAERGDATAQNMLGLFYYSGQGVKQNFTTAAKYYQMAAEQGDRDSQYMLASLYRRGAGVDQDMQMAARWFTAAAEQGDRASQANLAGLYENGYGVIQDYAAAAKWYEEAAKKGDMDSQFGLARLYQAGLGVAQDFTIAIQLYQQAADKGHIGAHYQIALMYSKGEGVERDLQQAEAWHKMAADMGDEDAQFDIAQRYKNGDGLRMDFEQAAFWFEKSAKGGNIAAMAALASAYDDGIGLGKDDEAASLWYERAALEGDTESQFIIATRYEAGIGILRNPGKAVQFYTLAAEKSHIEASYRLARLYDQGIGTDENPAEAAKWYLRAASSGHGPAQAMMGRLYMLGRGVDKDIIQAREFLAIAAEKGDDVSQYLLAEFYDIGEGLLEDDTLAAKFYKLSADQGYAPAQYKLGQIYAAGRGLKQDDELALSYFRLAAEQGLAAAQTKLAQIYEAGNGVKVNLKTAASWYVKAAEQGAMNAQIWLGFAHKTGTGVAKDSRLSADWFLLAANQGDAVAQFETGTAYESGTGLKEDIAEAMFWFEQAAQQNHIESQYRVGMGYLQGNGVTADDMASFNWLKLAADQDHKQAARHLGDLLRTGRGTEINIADAVFYYRRAADANIMEAQYQLAMILGGPGASEADISEAIVLYDKAAQQGDSRSQLILGIYFDEGSVVPADKTKAATYLEMAAAQDITEAQFRLAQLYDGGAIDGKTATDAADYYESAARNGHVGAHYYLARLYDDGRGVEQNYAEAARYYELPADQLYADAAWRLGVMAREGLGIAINAEVMEQRFLAAASQGDVRAQLALGKAYRKGDMLSQNYEQAIAFLRLAIDQQDREAEFTLGQMRLNGEGSAADPEQAIRHFRKAADNDHMLAQYTLADLLHMGTVVKQDMTEAAYYYEQAAKQGYMMAQYRTALLYDTGKGGLKGYTQAAQFYELAAKQGHVPSQHNLAILLENGLGLKADMEQAAYWYGQAAEKGDMNAQHALGMMYDAGRGVEQSYTRAADLYLASAEQGHIESQVSLGVVYVKGKDAVQDYIKAHMWFNIAAAQGNRTARDYRDRIAKRMMPKDISTAQRLARSCLSRNYVGCNRL, via the coding sequence ATGAATTATCTCTATATATTGTATGCTGGCTGCCGAATTCAGTTTTTGCTAATCTGGGACGGGGTCCAGTCGTTTTCCTTTGGGAAGGGGTGGCGCTTGAAACCCTGCTCACAGGCAGATGGTTTTTGGAAAAAATTTAACGGTTTAAGAGTCCCGTCACAGGAAGTCCGTATGTTATTCAAGCTGAAATTTATTCTCCCTTTGTTCTTCACGCTGTTGTTCAGTGGCGCGCAGGCACAGACCTTTCAGGAAGGCAAAGATGCCGCTCAGCGCGGTGATTTTGAGCAAGCCTATGATATCTGGCTGAAGCTGAGCCGGCGCGGTGATGTGTCAGCGCAGACCAGCCTGGCTTTTCTGTTCAAAAATGGTCAGGGGGTTGAGCGTGATCTGGACAAAGCGGTGATCTGGTTTACCCAAGCTGCTGAGAGAGGCGATGCCACAGCGCAGAATATGCTGGGGCTGTTTTATTACAGTGGCCAGGGGGTTAAGCAAAATTTCACAACAGCGGCCAAATATTATCAGATGGCAGCTGAACAAGGAGACCGTGACAGCCAATATATGCTGGCGTCTTTATATCGGCGTGGTGCAGGCGTGGATCAGGATATGCAGATGGCTGCACGTTGGTTCACGGCAGCAGCTGAGCAGGGCGACCGCGCCTCTCAGGCGAATCTGGCAGGGCTGTATGAAAATGGATATGGCGTTATTCAGGATTACGCTGCCGCAGCCAAATGGTATGAGGAAGCTGCAAAAAAGGGCGACATGGATTCCCAGTTTGGACTGGCCCGTCTGTATCAGGCTGGCTTGGGCGTGGCCCAGGACTTCACAATAGCAATCCAGCTTTACCAACAAGCAGCCGACAAAGGCCATATCGGCGCACACTACCAAATTGCACTGATGTACAGCAAAGGTGAAGGTGTTGAGCGTGATCTGCAACAAGCAGAAGCCTGGCATAAAATGGCTGCAGATATGGGCGATGAAGATGCGCAGTTTGATATTGCCCAGCGCTATAAGAATGGTGATGGCCTGCGAATGGATTTTGAACAGGCAGCCTTCTGGTTCGAAAAATCAGCAAAAGGCGGCAATATTGCTGCGATGGCGGCCCTTGCGTCAGCCTATGATGACGGTATTGGCCTTGGTAAAGATGATGAAGCGGCCAGCCTTTGGTATGAAAGAGCTGCCTTAGAGGGGGACACAGAGTCCCAATTCATTATCGCTACCCGCTATGAAGCAGGAATTGGTATCCTGCGCAATCCAGGAAAGGCGGTCCAATTTTACACGCTTGCTGCCGAAAAATCACATATTGAAGCCAGCTACCGTCTGGCCAGATTATATGATCAGGGGATCGGCACAGATGAAAATCCAGCAGAAGCTGCGAAATGGTATCTGCGCGCAGCGTCTTCTGGTCACGGCCCTGCTCAGGCAATGATGGGCCGTCTGTATATGCTGGGCAGAGGCGTAGATAAAGACATCATTCAGGCGCGTGAATTTTTAGCCATCGCTGCCGAGAAAGGTGATGATGTCTCGCAATATCTGTTAGCAGAATTTTACGATATCGGCGAAGGCCTGCTGGAAGATGACACGCTGGCTGCGAAATTTTATAAGCTGAGCGCAGATCAGGGCTATGCACCGGCCCAGTATAAACTTGGCCAAATTTACGCAGCAGGGCGCGGCCTAAAGCAGGATGATGAGCTGGCTTTAAGCTATTTCCGTCTGGCTGCAGAACAGGGACTGGCAGCAGCGCAAACAAAACTGGCACAGATTTATGAAGCTGGAAACGGGGTAAAGGTAAATCTGAAAACCGCGGCTAGCTGGTATGTGAAAGCTGCTGAGCAAGGTGCGATGAATGCGCAGATCTGGCTGGGATTTGCCCATAAAACCGGCACCGGCGTAGCAAAAGACAGCCGCCTGTCAGCTGACTGGTTCTTGCTCGCCGCCAATCAGGGTGACGCTGTTGCCCAGTTTGAGACAGGTACAGCCTATGAAAGCGGAACAGGACTGAAAGAAGATATAGCCGAGGCTATGTTCTGGTTTGAGCAGGCCGCTCAGCAAAATCATATTGAATCTCAATATCGGGTTGGTATGGGTTACCTGCAGGGGAACGGGGTTACAGCAGATGATATGGCCAGCTTCAATTGGCTCAAGCTGGCTGCTGACCAGGACCATAAACAGGCTGCCCGCCATTTAGGCGATTTGCTTCGCACAGGCAGAGGAACCGAGATCAATATTGCTGATGCAGTGTTCTATTACCGCCGGGCAGCTGATGCAAACATCATGGAAGCACAGTATCAACTGGCCATGATTTTGGGAGGGCCCGGCGCGTCTGAGGCAGATATTTCCGAGGCGATTGTGCTGTATGACAAAGCTGCCCAACAAGGTGACAGCCGGTCGCAGTTGATTTTGGGCATTTATTTTGATGAAGGCAGCGTTGTCCCGGCTGACAAGACAAAAGCAGCCACTTATCTGGAGATGGCCGCTGCGCAGGACATCACTGAGGCGCAATTCAGATTGGCTCAGCTTTATGATGGGGGTGCGATCGACGGCAAAACCGCCACTGATGCGGCAGACTATTATGAATCTGCAGCCCGGAATGGCCATGTTGGGGCACATTATTATCTGGCCAGGCTCTATGATGATGGGCGGGGGGTAGAGCAAAATTATGCGGAAGCGGCGCGTTATTACGAACTGCCTGCCGACCAGCTTTATGCAGATGCTGCCTGGCGTCTAGGCGTTATGGCCAGAGAGGGCCTTGGTATAGCCATTAATGCTGAGGTGATGGAACAACGGTTCTTGGCCGCTGCCAGCCAGGGTGATGTGCGCGCCCAACTGGCTCTTGGCAAAGCCTATCGCAAAGGGGACATGCTCAGCCAAAATTATGAACAGGCGATTGCGTTTTTGCGCCTTGCGATTGATCAGCAGGACAGAGAAGCTGAATTTACACTTGGGCAAATGCGCCTGAACGGTGAAGGCAGCGCGGCTGACCCTGAACAGGCTATTCGCCATTTCAGAAAAGCTGCAGATAATGACCATATGCTGGCTCAATATACCCTTGCTGACCTGTTGCATATGGGCACAGTCGTGAAACAGGATATGACAGAAGCCGCCTATTATTACGAACAGGCCGCTAAGCAAGGATATATGATGGCGCAATACAGAACTGCGCTTCTTTATGATACCGGCAAAGGCGGCTTAAAAGGCTACACGCAGGCTGCACAATTTTATGAGCTGGCCGCAAAGCAAGGTCATGTTCCCTCACAGCATAATCTGGCCATCCTGCTGGAAAATGGGCTCGGGCTGAAAGCGGATATGGAACAGGCGGCTTATTGGTATGGTCAGGCTGCCGAAAAAGGCGATATGAATGCCCAGCATGCACTCGGCATGATGTATGATGCTGGCCGCGGTGTGGAACAAAGCTATACCAGAGCAGCTGATCTCTATTTGGCTTCTGCCGAGCAAGGCCATATTGAATCTCAGGTCAGTCTGGGCGTGGTATATGTCAAAGGCAAAGATGCGGTACAGGATTATATTAAAGCGCATATGTGGTTCAACATTGCCGCAGCACAAGGCAACCGCACAGCCAGAGATTACCGAGATCGGATTGCCAAACGGATGATGCCGAAAGATATTTCCACTGCGCAGAGGCTGGCGCGGTCTTGCCTGTCACGCAATTATGTCGGCTGTAATCGTTTGTAA